gggccaattgtgcgccgccctatgggactcccaatcacggccggttgtgatacagcctggaatcgaaccagggggtctgtagtgacgcctcaagcactgagatgcagtgccttagaccactgcgccactcgggagcccaatacaATACTGTCTGAGCCACATATTTTTCCTGATACCACTGAACACGTAGTGTATTGAGTTAAAGTATCAGGTTCCAAGTGAATTCATTTGCTGATTGCTTGTTCTTTAGTGAAGATTAGGCCAGGCTGTgcgctacagatgtaggatcctaATTTGAGCCAGGTTGCTAGAgcaagaaaataatcctgcagcaacaggaaatgtgaattatgtggATTGTAATTAATGGATATTTTTGCAGGGGTtgataaaacaatttttttttcaaGTCTGATATTTCAAAGTGgatattacaaacttcagaagcctttttaaacctcaactacactacaagttttagttCTCGTGCAACAGAGTGATCAAgttaaaatcctacatctgtacatgatACTTGTGCCTGCCGTTCACAGTGACTGATAATTCTATGGCTCCAGACACACTTCATGTCCAACTGAGCTGAAATGATGGAGGGGAGGAATGGGCTGCACAAAAGATGCAGTCTGAAATATCTTAAGTGTCTGTTTCTGGTAAGGAATGAAGGAAGCAGTCTTTTTGTTAACGTCATGAAGCATGAAGTGTGTCCGTTGAAGAGCTCTTGTACCTTTGCTCTATGTATTTCTATTACATTCCTTTAGCTGTAAATCTACAGAATTATGGACTTTTCAGTGACACGTTCTATAATTATACTTCTGCTAttttattctactgagccatttactttatgatCATGTTCTTATCTttaattatttcttattgttgttgcattgttgagaaggaacccgcaagtaagcatttcattttgTGTATCCTGACCTGTACATATGAATAATACAAATATGAAACATTCCCATAGCTCCTTGAATGACCATTTCCAATTGTTGCACTTTAATTACAACAATTATTAATGTACTAAAGTGTATCCAAATCAAGAGTTTTGATTTCTACCATTGAAACTCCTTTTGTCACAACTTGCACTACAGGCATCAGCATATTTTATTCAATGATAAATGTAACCTAATACATGTATTTTATCTTTGTAGTAATTATGTTGTTTTGTTTAAATGAATACAATTCAACTATACTATGATTCTTTATAAAGAATTGGCACAAAATAGTTCTTAAGCAATCTTTTTCAAAAAATCTTTATCAAATCCACAAAATGAAACACAATAGTTTACACAAACAGTTTGAATTCCATTACAAATATATTTAGACAATTACATAAAAAAAGACCCTGCACACATTGAGTTTTTGCAACCACAGATTTTCACCACAGTAAAGAAGACGAACTGCAAAGCCTCATTCACGCTTTTTTTTTCCAGACACCAACTTTAACCTTTAAATTCAAATCTCAACTGTATACACATTATGGTGCGATGTGGATTCAAACATTTACATGTAATGTACATTTAACAATGTAGTGTCCTGATCATTGCACTTGATACTTGAGCGTGCAGTCCATATCATATTTGTCACAGTTACTGAATTAATGACATTTTATATCTCAAAACATGCACATGAATTAATGTCACAATTACACACCAAAACATGATGGAAGAATCCTGTTCCTTTTATGTCCTTTAGTCTTTTCCTTTTCAGTCATGCCTTCATGCTAACACCAGTGTCTCTCGCATAGCCGACAACTGAAACTGAGAAGTCCATTGGAACTGTTCTTTCCCAAAACCAACCCAATGCATAATTCTTTGAAGACAGTTCCTCAGATGGCAGACACGAACCTGTCCATGTTCCCTGAGTACGTGGGGTGTCTTAGGTAGGCTCCAGTGCCATTATACTGGCCCAACTGTCCCGGGGACACTCTCCCATAAGGCTCCACAGAGTCTCCAGTCATATGGGGTGAGGAGTGGGAGTGGAGACGCCCTGACCCTCCATACCCCTGGCTGTGTCCCTGGCTGTAGGAGACCtgaggtgggtggtggtggtgtccGTTGGGCCCCGAGTAGGGGAACCCCACATGGGCCGAGGAGCGGGACAGCATGGCCCCTCCACATGATTGAGCCTGGAAGGCTGGGGCTCCAAGGTTACAGTGGCTGGGGCCCCCAGCGGGGCCTCCCTCTGGACTGAAGCTCCGGCTGGGCTGCTGCATCATCTCAGGCCCTTGGCCCCCGGAGGGGTGCCCTATGATTGTGTTGATGCTGAACATGCGGGAGTGGGACTGGCCGTGAGGACTGAACCCGGGGGGCGAGGACGATGGGTAGTAGGCAGAGGGTAGCTGACCATGCTGGCCATACGGGGAACTCACCGCCATATTGGAGCCGTAGACGGAGCTGGTGTAGGCCGAGCGAGCGATCTGGACAGGCGAGAAGACGGGGGGCTCATGTACATACGACGTGTAGGTTGTAAAGTCGCAGCGCTTGAACCTTTTCCTGCGCCTGAGGAAGCTGCCGCTCTCGAACATGTCCTCTGCGTTGGGGTCCAGGGCCCAGTAGTTACCCTTCCCGGGCCTCCCTGGCTCCCTAGGGATCTTGATGAAGCAGTCATTGAGGGTCAGGTTGTGACGGATGGAGTTCTGCCACTTCTTGGAGTTGTCTCGGTAGAAGGGGAACCGCTCGGTTATGAACTTGTAGATGCCGCCCAGGGTCAGCTTATGGTTGGGTGTGTTGGCGATCGCCATGGAGATGAGGGCGATGTAGCTGTATGGGGGCTTCCCTCGCTGGAGGGGTCTCTTCCTGCGGCGGCCCCTTGACGGTTCGTCCGACACTGTTGTGGTCGTATCAGGTGGGTTGGGAGCAGGCAGGGAGATCTCGGAAAGAGAGTCTTTCTCCACTTTGACCACCGGCATGGTTGAGTGTAGTgagtaaatgtaaaaaaacagaACGGACTAACTTAATGGTCTACGTCGTTCTAAGGTTGTCTAAAAGTTGTCATTGAGTAACTCGGCTGCAGTATGTCATGGACAGGAACAGTAGCAGACTCGGAGAGAGAAGAGCAATAAAATAGTTACTAGAAAGGAATGTTGTATATTTGACAGGTTGCAACATTCATTCTTCAAAACTCACAGTCCTCAAAAACTCAAATCAAAAACCCCAAATCAGCAGTTCCACAAATAAAGATGTTTTGCGTTCCCAGTTTTCTATAGATCCAGGATAGTCTCGTCAGGTAGAGATGAGAGAATACAGCGACTGTAAACACGTTCTTccagttgtgtgtgtgagagacagtgaATTACCTGAGGTCTCGACTACCTCCTCTGCAGTGCACCTGAGCCACACCCCCACCTAGGGACTGACTCACCTCAGAAAAATGGATAAGGGTTTATTGTTCAtgtgttttaaatgtatgtaatgcCACTGACAGTTTTTAAAAAGTGTATAtttagaaatgtttttttttcctgtaaataTTGGACGTAGAGTAGCACTGACATTTCAGTAACATGTATTGTAAGATAGATAGTAAATGACGGAAATTacgaaaacatttaaaaaaaagtatattctcTGTTTTTAGTTAATTCCAATTTAACCGGACTTCAGTAAATAAATGAATCTGATCATCACAGTATTGTACTACAGCTGTCCGATATGTTCTATTCAGGTACTTTTCAAACCCTGTGACCAATGAATAAAAAACTCAACTGTCTTTCCCTCCAAGCATTCAAATACAACTCTAAAATTAAACCTCAAGTTGATTTTAAAAGGTCCAAAATGGACCCTTGTTGTTTTGATGTTTAACACTAAAAGGCCTCTTTAGTGGTGATTTAACCTAGGGATTGTTGTTCTTCTGCGTTTCCTTGTTTGTTTTGGCCCAGTGGTTAGCCGGGCCCAGCTGTGTTAAGAGATGTAAATGTTGTCCAGAAAGAACCTGCCCTGTGATTTTATCCATGCAAAGCAAGGCCATGCAGGCAGCACACTCCTGGACACAACCTGAGAGTGAGGTACAAACATAAATCATCATTCCAAGtaatacaaaaaaaatgtatattgtTGTTAATTCATTGTCCTGAATATATGGCCAGAGTGTATCAGTATTTGAAGATGATTTCACTAATCTTCGTTTGTTTGTGTGGTAGAGCTTTTAGAAGTCTTTGTGCGTTTGTACAAAATGACAGTAATATTGATTGTCATTTTACTTCACTGAAATACACGCGCTGTTAGATACGCTTGTTATCAACTTGATGACAAAACATTTTGTCCAGCGCCAACAGTACCTCACTCACTCCTCTCAACAGCCCTTGTGGTGTGTGACTATGAGTCCCAGTCTACTCCAGAGTGCCAGGGTTAACTAACTCAAGCTTTTAAGCAAACAGAATGGGAAACCCCCTGCTGCGCTCTCCCAGCACTCAACACTAACAGAGTTACACAAAGTGCTAGTGTCAGACCCAGAGAGGTGGCGGGAGGGAGGCTTCCCCCAGACAACAGCCCGATGAAAGGCCCTGCCTCCTGGGGTGGGCTGGGGCCGTGGGTCCCCTGGTCTGGAGGCTCTGGAGCTAAGGGCCTTACACCATGAGGTGTCATCACCACAGAGGTGAATACGCCCTGGGTTTCCGTAAGACTCCACATAGCTGTCATCTCCAGGTAATCCCTAGCGCCCGAAGGAGTTATCCGTGGCATCTCACAATGGCCGCTTCTTGGCCCCGTGTCAGCATTGAGGCAAGGCTCCTGTGATGACAGACATTCATAACCTGCATATTGATGGGTTCAATATTATGTAATTCTATTGAATAtataatatttgtattttatttcactAGGGAAGTCATATTGAGATTGATATCTACTTTTTCAAGTAAGCCCTAGTGAGCCTCAAGTGAAATGACTGGTCTATTGAAGAAAACTTTTTTATTTGGCCTTTGGCTTTTCTACTGTTTATATGGAGAATGGACTGTACATGGTACAATGTTTAACTCAATATTCAAAAGCTGTGTCAGTTTTAACAACAAGTGTTTATCTATCTACCATATGTGAGTGATGCTTTCTGGGTAAAAAAATAGGCCAGCTGGTGTCATAAATATTCCATGATCATCTGATAAACATTGCTTATTGTTGCTATTGTCTGCAATGATAGAAACATGAGTTGGATTATAAAAAGCACTGCACGTTTATTGATAATCTAAGGCAAGTTGTGAGATGCCAAACACTGGCCCCAGGGTCCTCCATTGAAGCTGTATGtaaaacatgtgtgtgtgtttatagtgcATGCAAAGCCAGCTGACACCCCTGTCTGGATACCCAGCTCCTGAGTGAGAGGAGATCGTGACATGCAAATACACCATCCACTCACTGCCTGTTGGGCTGTTTGCGTGTGTCAGTCATAGCCATTCATAGATAGGGAGATAATTGTTTGGTGGTATGAGGCAAATTTTGGAAAGATCTGGTGTTTTTTATTATGCAAATGTATTCTGTACTCTATGCATAATGGACTATTTTAAATTGTAATGGGCTTTAACATTTGGAAAATACATTCAAAGATGGCTGACAGCCTGGGTTTGCCCAGCACTAACTTTTAATAGTTTTGTGTTTAGTATAAAGATCTTCATGTTTTAGAAATTAAAAAAGGTAAATTGTCATACCTAATGGATGTGTTTGATCTATGAGCTAGTATAGATAGTGCTAGATGCCTTGTTATTGTACATGGTTAGTACTGTATTCTGATGACAGGTGAACTAGTTAAACAGTAGCTACATTGGACCTCACCTTTTTCCACATAAGCCTGTACCTCATGCTCCACGGTCGTGAACAATAGGGGTGGCTAATTTAACAGACATTCACTGTGGGGGATGAGCCAAAGCTCATATTTGCCATAGTTTATGAACGCCTCATCACTTGGCCCTCACGCACAATactgccctaccaagcaaaaaggcagtaactgctcATAGCGTGGAACTGAGAAAAAATGGCTTTTATTTACCTTGGTTTCACAGTAACCTTATGCAGTTACTGCTAACATGACCCCCATTTTCTCCAAAACACAATACAATAGAGGCAGGATACTTGTCCACATGATTAAGCATGTATTTAATGTAGCAAAAATGACATTAACTCATTTTCGACCAAATGAGCAGTGACTGTCTTTTTGCTTGGTAGGGTAGAATAGCCCCAGTTGTTTTAATATTTGATTAAAATCTTGTTTTATCTCGTTGTTTATGATTGAGAATTATGATAGGACTTAGTAGTATCAACACTTTGTATTACATCTGAAAGCTGAAACCTAGGCTACTCATGTTTGAATGATTCAACTAAATGACAGGGGCATGATCAGGAAATACAAGGTGAGGTTTTAGTGAGTGATTCTCAATTGACAATATCAAAAgtaggcaaatcaagtctgacattttaaagtggaaattacacattttagaagcctttttaaaacttgaATACAGTACAAGTTTGTTTTTCCTGCTTGCTTGCTTGAACAAACTAGATAAAACTGACTCACATCCCTATGTTAAGAAGTTCAAAAGCTTTATTTGATGGTTTTACTGTTTTAATAACATTATATTCACTGGTTAGCCTATTCACAATCTATTTATATGCAAATACTTATTTTAAAAACACACTTTAGTTTCAAACCTATTCCTCATGTCAAATTTGAAGAGTGCTTTAGTTCAGCATGAGTGGAGACATAAAGGACCCCACAGCAAAGAGGCCTGTAGCTACGCATTGGTGCAACTCTGAGAGGTCGTGGCCGCCATCCGTCTACCATCTGCGTCCAGTTGCGCATCACTGCCACCCAGGGAGGTATATGACTACTGTCTGGTTGTGGAATGAATCTGTGCAGCTGTGCTGCGTCGCAGCAACCAGGCAAGGCAAATGAAGAGCACACGGCGCTCTCTCTATACTAGCACTCCAGCCGACCGGGAGAAACGGCTCTCTGCAAACAAAGAGAAACAAATCAAGCAATTTGAATGTCAGCGCTTTGCTTTAACCATTTGCTGGCCATGTGCAGGTGGGTTATTTGGGGTTGGTGTTTGGCACGCTACTGGTTGGGAACAATGGCTATGGTCGGGGACGGGGTGAGGACCTCTTCAGTCTGGTCTCCATGGTGGTTAGGGTCCCTGAGGCtggaggagggagtggagaggtggaggagagagttcTCATGTGATCAATGAGGTGAACTTTCTGAATGATATGCCagcttaaagtggaactgacagtatTTTTAAACCtgctttgcagatatgaaacaaacactcacatcagtcaaaaatatacaattcccagtttatgcttcaaaaccaactttataaaagGTTTAAAAATAGGTCCTATTTGACTCCAAATTCCGTGATgtacagtaaggcattgttggtagaatagatggatgcagttcaatgcattattcatataattcaccaatacatttcttggtagtccaaaaggtattgctatcaggttgtaaatcctAGCTGGAcaggtacattgtttgctgcctccacccaTTAGGGATGTACTGTTTCAATATTTGGAACAAAAACGGATGACTGTAActctgggaatgtcaatacaataaaACTAGCAAgagcaatgatcacaagtcataacgtggctaataggctagcgtatatGTGTCAAACACAAGGCCCCGCAGGCCAAATAGTACACACGTTTTTAAAGTTTGACAATGAACAACCAAAAAATTAAACCTGCAAAAAAACACCATGGAACGGAGAAACATGTAGGCTTATTACAGAAATAGCCTAGGCTGGCTATTCAACTACAAGACATCCATGCAGcgccaaaaaaaagaaaaacgtgttttaagtttaaatgttacaacaacctatagctacgtttttgttatttggagttattaaatactttttgattAGGGTGCGACTAAAAATACACCAGCAGACACCAGTTCTGATGTTACTtcattaaaaggtaatacataaattgaatacatttcctAGTCAGGAATTAGCCTaatatttaaatatttaatttaaaaaaagtttAGATTTAAATATTAGGCTAATTCCTGACTAGGCAATTTATTCCACTTATTCCAGGTATGTGTCACTTATGGCTATCTTTTTTTTTATGAGGTAACTATTTGTATCTGTCATCTCTGTGTACTCtgcatacagtgtgtgtgtttccacgtGTCTGTTgttcaccctgtgtgtgtttgcgtgctgACACAACCAGTACACCCAGGAGCAGTAGGGCTTCAGTCTTGTTTGCATTGCAGCTGGATGGGGCCTGGTCTTAATGCAAAGTCCGGTGGACGGTTGACTGGCTCCCAGCCTGGGTCAGTTTACATAACTGAAGCTGCGTGCAGCCCAGGGCACGCCACCGCCGTTAATTCACTGTGTGAGTATCCCTGGGACAGAAAATACAGCCAGGGATAGAGGCTATTGCCACTATGACAGTCTCACCTAATATGAAGACTTTTATGCAATGTTGCTCTCCCATGACAAGTGTGATTGTAGTGTGATTACATTTCTGTATAGCTGGAGTTCTGCTTGCACTCTGTCACCATCCTAATAATAAAAAAACGTACATTCCTTCTTGCCTTTCTCTTagttaggtctctctctctctctctctctctctctctctctctctctctctctctctctctctctctctctctctctctctctctctcttttcaactCCTGACCCTACTAGAGACAATATCCAGCTCTCTTTAACTATCTCATGGTAGACCACAATTAAGGCCATGCCTGATTGCAGATGTCAGTCTGTGCATCACTGACCGCCTCTGTTTGGATCCATGTGTGTCAACACCTTGTTAATGCCTCAGCCTGCTGGCACGGCTAGCGCTTGGGCTCCCAGCCTCATCAGCATTTTCCCCCTTACCTGCACCTGAATGGAGGCCCATGTTTCACAATAGAGACACATGTAAGTGTTTAGCACCAGAGAAGCTGTAACACACTCCTTATTTTGTTCTAGTTCATTAGGACGGATTTATCTCTACATCGTCTGGGTTTCTGACAGGGCAGAGCAGacggaggggatggagagaggggaggagagggggaggaaggagagcaATTTAGCTGGAGTTCTGCTTGCACTCTGTCACCGTcctaataataaaaaaacatacaTTCCTTCTTGCCTTTCTCTTagttaggtctctctctctctctctctctctctctctctctctctctctctctctctctctctctctctctctttctctctctctctctctctctctctctctctctctctctctctctctctctctctctctctctctctctctctctctctctctctctctctctctctctgagttcaAGAGTGTCTTCCCAAGAAATTGAGTCTCTGCCTTATTTTTCGTAGAAGTacaattacgtggaaacaacgttgattcaaccagtttttgcccagtgggttagCACTTCAGGCAATACATGGGTCCTTCAAACACCTCAAATGATGTGCTTAATATTTCGTAAGATGTTACCAAACAAATACTTCAGCTGTTTGGTGATAAGACATCATCTCTTATCACCACAACTTAACAta
The sequence above is a segment of the Coregonus clupeaformis isolate EN_2021a unplaced genomic scaffold, ASM2061545v1 scaf0054, whole genome shotgun sequence genome. Coding sequences within it:
- the foxe1 gene encoding forkhead box protein E1, with product MPVVKVEKDSLSEISLPAPNPPDTTTTVSDEPSRGRRRKRPLQRGKPPYSYIALISMAIANTPNHKLTLGGIYKFITERFPFYRDNSKKWQNSIRHNLTLNDCFIKIPREPGRPGKGNYWALDPNAEDMFESGSFLRRRKRFKRCDFTTYTSYVHEPPVFSPVQIARSAYTSSVYGSNMAVSSPYGQHGQLPSAYYPSSSPPGFSPHGQSHSRMFSINTIIGHPSGGQGPEMMQQPSRSFSPEGGPAGGPSHCNLGAPAFQAQSCGGAMLSRSSAHVGFPYSGPNGHHHHPPQVSYSQGHSQGYGGSGRLHSHSSPHMTGDSVEPYGRVSPGQLGQYNGTGAYLRHPTYSGNMDRFVSAI